From the genome of Amycolatopsis granulosa:
TCGAGCGTCTTCGACGTCTTGGACTCCAGGTCGTTCCACACCTCCGCGAGGATCTCGTCGCGGCTGACCACCTGGCCGGCGTGGCTCATCAGCACCCGCAGCAGCTCGAACTCCTTGTTCGCCAGCTGCACCTCGCGGCCGTCCACCAGCACCATCCGGGCGCCGAGGTCCATCCGCACACCGCCGGCCTCGAGCACGTCGGGCGCCCGGCGGCGCAACAGCGCGCGGATGCGGGCCAGCAGCTCGGCCAGGCGGAACGGCTTGGCCACGTAGTCGTCGGCACCGGCGTCGAGCCCGACGACGAAGTCCACCTCGTCGGTTCGGGCGGTGAGCATCAGCACCGGCAGCTCACTGCCGTGCGCCCGCAGCCGACGGCACACCTCGAGCCCGTCCATGCCGGGCAGGCCCAGGTCGAGCACGAGCAGGTCGACCCGTTTGGCCAGGGTGACGTCGAGTACCGCGGGGCCGTCGGCGACCACCTCGACGTCGTAGCCTTCCCGTTCCAGGGCGCGCGACAGCGGGTCGGCGATCGCCGGGTCGTCCTCGGCCAGCAACACCATGCTCACCTGGCCAACTCTACGACCGGGGGTCGTGAAAACATCGTCGCGTGGCGAGCTACACGGACGATCTCATCCTCGCGGGGAAGCTCGCGGACGCGGCGGACTCGATCACCACGGCCCGGTTCCGCGCCCGTGACCTGAAAGTCAGCAGCAAGCCGGACCGCACCCCGGTCACCGACGCGGACACCGCGGTCGAGGACGCCGTGCGCGAACTGCTCGCCGCGGAACGCCCGGACGACAACGTGGCCGGCGAGGAGCGCGGCGGCACGGCGTGGCAGTCCGGGCGGGCGTGGGTGCTGGACCCGATCGACGGCACGAAGAACTTCCTGCGGGGCGGCCCGGTGTGGGCGACGCTGATCGCACTGGTCGAGGACGGCCGCCCGGTGGTGGGCATGGTGAGTGCCCCGCTGCTGGGCCGCCGGTGGTGGGCCGCGGCGGGCGAGGGCGCGTGGATGAGCGATCAGGCCGGCGAACGGCGGATCGGCGTGTCGGCGGTGTCCGCGCTGTCCGACGGGTACCTGTCGACCACCGACCTGGGGTCGTGGACCGAGTACCACTCGCGCGAAGCGTACCTGGGGCTGGTCGACGCGTGCTGGGAGACGCGCGCCTTCGGCGACTTCTGGCAGCACTGCCTGGTGGCGGAGGGCGCGATCGACCTGGCGGCCGAGCCGATCGTCAACCCGTGGGACGTCGCGCCGATGCAGATCCTCCTCACCGAGGCCGGTGGCCGGTTCAGCGATCTGACCGGCGCGGCCCGCTTCGACGGCGGTTCGGCGTTGTCCTCGAACGGCCACCTGCACGAGGAAGCACTGCGGCACCTGAGCCGCTGAGCCGTGTGGCGGCGATCGAACGGCAACGCCAGCGGGGACACCGGGTCGTCCTCGCGCATCTGCGTCGCGTCACGCCGGCGCCGGCAGCAATCCGACGGCTCCGCGCGCGACCTGCGACCACGCCAGCCTGCCGAACAGGTAGTGGCAGGCGACCTGCTCGTTGGTGAAGCGTGCCCAGTCGTAGCGGTTGCCCTGCTCGCGCCAGAACACCTCCCAGACCGGGCCGCCCTCTTCGGACTCCTCGACCCGCAACAGGCACCACGCGTTGTCGGCCTCGCGGCCGATCGAGATCACCTCACCCGGCACCCCGATGGCTGCCAGCCACCGCACGATCGACTCGACGTTCACTGCGCAGCGCCCTCCTCGAACGTGATGTCCGCCAGGTATCCCAGGGTGACGAGCTCGTCGGCGGAGTAGATCGCGCGGTACCGGGCGCCGCCGCCGGGCTGGCCGAACCACGGCGCGGACACCGTGTGCCACACCGGCACCTCCCGCAGCACGCGGTATCGCCGGTAGCCGGCGTCGCGCGCCGCCGGCGGCAGCGACCGGTGCGCCAAGGGCGTGTCGGCGGGCGCGAACACCCGGCCACGTGGATCACCGAACCGGTCCAGCACGGTGCCCGCGGTCAGCACTTCCGGCTCGCCCTCGCCGGTGCCGCCCTCGGGATAACGCTCTCCGGGTGGCCACGCGTACTCCGGCACCTCCCGGCGCTTCCCGGCCAGGAACCGCCGGTCCCAGTCGCGTTCGGGCAACCCGCCGCGCGGGTCGTACCCGGCGAGCACCTCGGCCGGAGGCGGCGCGGGCGGTGACGGCAGCCGGCCGTACCCGGCCTCCACCTTCGCGAGCGCGTCGTCGGTGCGGATCAGGTCCGACCGCGGGTGGTCGTGGGGCGGGAACCGCAGTCCCGGCGCGAAATCGACATCGAACGGCGGCGGCGGCAGCTGCCGCGCGGGCTTGTCGGTCGCGACGGGCAGATGGCCGATCGGGAACATGTGGACCCGGAACAACGCGACGACGGCTTCCCGCTCCTGCCGGGGTGCCCCCACCGGCGGTGGCGGTTCCGGAGCGGGCCGCACGTCCGGCGAGTACGTCCGGGGCGGACCTGGTGCGTAGGGCATCGCGACCGGTGGAGCGGGCGCGGGGACGACCGCGGCGGGCGGCGCGAACTGCGCGGGCGGCCCGTACCCGCCCACCGGTGCCGGGACCCCCTGTGCGGCGGGCACCGGAGGCGGCGGCACGACCGCGCCGGTGAACCCGGCGGCGACGGTGGCGTTCGCGACGCCGGTGGACGGTGTCGGCACCTCGTCGAAGCCGCGGGACTCGAGCAGCCCGCCGTACTGCGGCGAGGACGGCGGTGCCGGCGGATCGGGCAGCCGGATCGGGCCGGTGTCGGTGTCGGCCAGGGCCGGTTCGGGGACCACGGGCGGGATCACCGGCGGGGTCAGCAGGGACGAGGACACCACCGGCGCCGCGCCGAGCGCCGCGGGCGACGGCACGATCGCGGGCGCAACCAGTCCCGGGGCCAGACCGGTGACCACACCGAGCAGCGCGCCCTGCCCGTCCGGGGTCCGGACGCCCGGATTCGGCTCGACGAGCGGGGTGACCAGCGAGCCGCCCGGCTCCGGCCCGAGCGTCGCGGCCAGCCCGCCCGCCACGACGGCCAGGTTTGCCGCCGCGCCGCGCAGAGTCGTGTCCACGCCGAGGATCGCGGTCGGATGCCCGTTCCCGGCGGCGGCGAGGCTCGCGTCCCGGTTCTTCGCGGCCTCGACGAGCTGCCGCACGAGTTCCACCTTCGCGGCGCCGACCTGCTCGGCCGCGTTCTCCAGCCGGTCGGCCGCCTCGGCGGCGCCACGCGCGGCGACGGTCAGGTGACCCTTCTCCGGATCGACGAACTCCGACCAGACGTGGCCGGCGGCCTCGCCCGCGTCCGCGGACAGCGCGGCGACCGCGCGGCCGGCGTGCTCGTCGGCTTCCCGGGCCAGCGCGGTCAGCTCCCGATGCGCGTCACGCCACGCCACAGCCTGTTCCCGTAACCGGTCCTCGTCCGCTTCGGGCCAGGACAAACCGGTCTCGGCGGCGAGATCGGCGAGTTCCCGCGGCAGCTCGATGCCCATGTCTACCCCCGCGCCGTGTCGGTGATCGCCTGCTCCGCGTCCTCTTCGGACCCGCGGAAGCTGCCGGCGGCCTCGCCGACGGTCTGCCCGAACCGCGACAGCCGCCCGGCGAGGTTGCGCAGCACGTCGAGGGTTTCGCCGGCGCGGCTGACGTGCACGGCCGCGAAAGCCTGCCCCACGGCGTCCGTGCCCCACGCGCGCTCGGCCCCGTCGAGGGCGCGTTCGAGTCGTTCCGCGACCGCCGCCGCCCGGATGGCGAGGCCGTCGAAGTCGCCGGAGGAGACCGTGAGCCGGTCGGCGTCGGTCTCGAACCCGGCGCTCATCTGGTCATCCAGCGGTGGTCCTCGAGGCTCTCCTCGTCGGGCGCGGGCCGCGGTTTCGCGGGGGCGATCTCGGTCGCGTCGAGGTCACCGGTGCCGAGCAGCAGCGCCTGCGGATCGGTTCCGGCCGGCAACACGGGCGCCAGCACCTCCCCCGCGCGGGCGAGCGCCCGCACGGTGGCCTCGGCGGTGATCCGCACGATCTGCTGCGCCAGCTCGTTCGGCCGGTAGCGCCAGTACGCGCCCTCGGCGACGGTCAGCGAGGTCAGGGTGCCGCGCGGGCCGACGGTCGCCGTGATCAGCCCATCGGCGTCGGTCGCCGAGGCGGTGACGGCGGCGAGCGCGCGTTGCGCGGCGGCGAGATCGTCCCGGCTGCGGCGGTAGTCGGCGAGCAGTTCCTCCACCTGCGCCCGATGCTCGGTCACGGCACCCCTCCTCGCGAGTAGAGCAGTCGGCTCGGACTCGGACGCGCGCCGCCGCGCTCCGGTTCCCCCTCCGACAACAGGTTGCCTCATCGCGGCGAAATACGCATCGGGGCGCCGAGGTGTGTCGGGCACGCGACGCAATCGAGACCGGGCGGAGAGAATTCCACGCGGTACCAACGGTTTTCGGCGCTCGTGTCACGGAGCGCGCTCGGCGATTCGCTGGATCGGGTGAAGTCAGCGGGCGCCGCGGCCACGCGCGTGCGGACCTTGCTCGCCGGGGAAGTCGTCGTAGGGGTTGTCGTTGACCTGGCGGTAGATCATCGTGTGCACCCGCTCGACACGCGGGATGTCCTCGAACCGCAGCGGCTCGTCCGAAGCGGACTCGATCACCAGCGTGCCGCAGCCGAAGATCCGGTCCACCAGACCGTGCTCGAACTGGACACTGCTGATCCGGCCCATCGGGATGTCGATCCCGGTCCGCTTGATCACGCCCTCGCGGACGATGAGGCGATCGGTCGTGACGATGAAGTGGGTGGTGCGCCAGCGGATCAGCGGCACCACGAAGAACGCGATGATCAGCACGACCGCGGCAACGGCGATCGCGATGCGGGCCACGTCGTGCCACGGGGCGGGCGCGCCGGCGGCGAGCGTGACCAGCCAGATGGCTGCCCCCAGTGTCACGAGGAACCCGAGCACCGGCCCGATCAGCATCTTGGCGTGCGGATGGCTGTGCACTACGACCTGCTCGTTCTCACTGAGCAGATCGTCGGGGTAGGCCACTGCGAACTCCTCTCGCGACGATTCACCGTACCGGGCGCAGGTGCACGACGTCCCCGGCGAACACGGTGTGCCGCCTGCCGTCCTGACCGGTCACCTGCAGCTGGCCGGACCCGTCGACGTCCTCCGCCGTGCCGATGATCGTGTGGTCGCCCGGCATCAGCACCCGCACCTCCTGACCGAGCGTCTCGCAGCGGGCCCGGTAGTCGGCCAGCAACCCGGCTCGCGCCAGGTCACCACCGGCCGCTCGCCAGCGGTCCTCGCGGTCGGCGAGCGCGGCCAGCAGCAGCGCCGCGATGTCGGTGCGGTCGGTGGTGCGCGCGCCCTGCTCGGCCAGCGAGGTCGGCACCAGCCCGCCCGCGCCCGGCTGGACACCCGGGCCCAGCGGGCGCACGTTGAGCCCGATGCCGAGCACCACGGCGACCTCGTCCCCCGCGACCGCCTCGGACAGGATCCCGGCGCACTTGCCGCGATCCGGTCCGGCGAGCACGTCGTTGGGCCACTTCAGCACGGCGTCCACGCCGAGTTCGGCGGTCAGGTCGGTCACCGCGAGCCCCGCGGCGATCGCGAGCGAACCCAGCGCGCTGAACGGCACCCCGGCCGGGCGCAGCAGCACGCTGAGGTACACGCCACTGCCCTGCGGCGACGCCCACAGCCGCGCCCGCCTGCCCACCCCGGAAGTCTGCTCCTCGGCGATCAGCACGGTGCGGTCCGCCGCGCCCTCGACACCGGCCTTGCGCAGGTCGGCGTTCGTGGACCCGGTGCTGGGGACGACGTCCAGCGCCGCGTACGGACCCTCCGGCGCGAGCAGTTCGGCCCGCAGCCGCCCGGTGTTGATCGCGTTCATGGGGGAAGCCTATTCGCCTGCCGTCACGCGGGCGGGGGTCCGGTCGTTGGATCCCTGTGACGGCCGAGGGCGGTGTCTTTTAGTGTGAACGGGGTGACCATGCGTTTCCGATCGTGGGGGCGGGCCGCCGCCGGGCGTGCCCTGATCGCGCTGATCCTCGTTGCCGCCGTGGCGACCTGCGGGTGGCTGCTGGTGGAGCCGCCACACCGGACGGTGCAGACCGCTGCCGACGTGGTGCCGGCCGAACAGCCGGGCGGGAACGCGGCGATCGCGGCCGCGCCCACCGTGCTGGAGCCGAACGCGCCGGAGCAGGCGCAGGCTCCCCGGGAGCAGGGCCGCAGCGAGCTGGAGAAGTGGGCGGCGAACCTGAGCGGGCCGCTGGACATCCCGGAGCGCGCGCTGATCGGGTACGCGACGGGCGAGCTGACACTGCGCGACGAGGATCCGGGCTGCCACCTGTCGTGGGTGACGCTCGCCGGGATCGGCAAGGCCAGCTCGAACCACGGCCGGTTCGGCGGCGCTTCGCTGGCCGCCGACGGGCGGATGACGAAAGCGCTCGGCGCGGTACCGCTGACCGGTGCCGCCGGCGAGCCGGCCACCGAGCCGCGCAGCGGTCCGATGCAGCTGACGCAGGGCGAATGGCATCGCGCCGTGGCGCACGGTGATCTCCAGGACATCCAGGACATCGACGACGCGGCGGTCGCCGCGGGCCGCACGTTGTGCGCGGGCAGCACCGATCTCCAGGCCGGCCAGGGCTGGTGGAAGGCGGTCGCCGGGTACCGCGATTCGGACCTGTTCCGCCAGCAGGCGCTCGGCAACGCGCAGCTGTACGCGCAGCTGTCGCTGGACCCGGCGTCGGCGTCCGCGCCGTCGGTCCGCGCCACCCGGTTCGCCCTCGACCAGCTCGGCCTGCCGTACGTGTGGGGCGGCAACGGGCCGGACGCGGGCGCGGCCGGGTTCGACTGCTCGGGCCTGACGAAGGCCGCCTACGACGCGGCGGGCATCGACCTGCCGCGCACGGCGGACACGCAGTTCCGGTCGGTCCCGCCGGTCACCGAACCGAAGATGGGCGACCTGGTGTTCTACGGCAACCCGGCCACACGCATCCACCACGTCGGGCTCTACCTGGGCAACGGTCTCATGATCAACGCGCCGACCCAGGGCATGGCCATCCAGATCGCGACGTACCGCACCCGCACCGACGACTACGCGGGCGCGGGCCGCCCGGCGCGGTAGGGGTACTTGGCCCGCGGCACCACTCTCGCCGGGCCGGCCGCCGAACTCCCCGGCAGCGGACTCAACCCGAACTCGTCACCAGGAACGGCCGACCCCGGTGGCCGTGATCCACAGCTCACGGACGAGGTCGACGCGCAGAGTGTGGAACTGGTGATCCAGGCCGGGCTCCCGCACATGATGGCCAGGGTGCGGCGCCAGACTGGAGAACACCAGCCAGTTCCTCCTCCACGTCCTGGACGACGTGGTCCGCTCAGCCCGGCCCTGGCACAAGATCTACTCCACCACCCTCGGCAGACGTCCGAGGGCTGACCGGATCACCTGGCTTGTCCGCCCCGCCTGGTCACGACCTCGCCGAAATCCCCCGTCCGACAGGTACAGCCTCAGGTGCTCGCCGCCGGCGTGGCCGAGCTGCCTTCCCGCAGCGACAGGACCAGCGCGGCGAGGGGGAACAGGGTGAGCCACAGGTTGGGCAGCCACCAGGCGGGGTCGAACTCGCCGCGCAGAGCCCAGAAGCTGATCGCGAGCAACCCGGCCGCGTGGGTCAGGGCGAGTGAGACGGCCCGCAACGCTGTCGCGCCCGCCCGGCGACGGCGGGTCCAGCGCAGGGACATCAGGCCGGTGGTCGCGGCGATCACGTCCAGTCCCAGGAAGGACCAGTTCCACGCGTTGAGCACCGGTTCCGGGTAGGGCGGGATGATGCGGACGACGTTGGCCAGCCAGTACAGCAGGAAGCCGACGTCCGTGCCGAACATCAGGCGCTTGATCCACTTCTCGGACATCGCCACCTCCAGGACGCCGGCGGCGGCCCGCCGTTCTCACCCGCGTGACGACAGTACCGTCTGGACGGTACAGCTGGCCAGGTCCTCAGCTGTGACTGATCACGATCTTGCCGAACCCGCCGCCGGACGCGCAGTACTCGAAGGCGTCGGGAACCTTCTCGAACGGGAACTCCCGATCGATCACGGGGCGAAGCCGGTGCATCTCGACCGCGCGGGTCAGCTCCGTGAAATGGGCCCGGCTACCGGTGGCGATCCGATGCAGGACCGCGCCCGCGCCGAACAGGGCCGCGGGATCGACGGGCCGTGCGCCCTCGGCCCCGGACAACCAGTAGCCGACGAAGGCGAGGTCCCCGCTGGCTGCGACGGATTTCAGCGACTGCTCCAGCGGGCCGGTCGCGTCCACGACCCGGTCCGCGCCGCGGCCACCGGTCAGGTCGAGAACCTGTTGCGACCACTGCGGATTTTCGCGGTAGTCGATCACCGCGTCGGCACCCAGCGCGCGCAGCCGCTCCGCCTTGACCGGGCTCGACGTCGTCACGATGACCCGCGCACCCGCCAGCTTCGCGAACTGCAGGACGAACAGCGACACCCCGCCGGAGCCGAGCGTCAGCACCGTGGAACCCGGGCGCAGCGGGCCGCCCGCGCTGAGCGCGTGCCACGCGGTCACCGCCGCGAGCGGCAACGTGGCGGCCTCTTCGAACGACAGGTGCGCCGGGACGGGCACCACGGCGTCCTCACCGAACACCGGCGTACTCGGTGAGCACGCCGTCGATCATCGTGCCCAGCTGCGCGGCGTTGTCCCGGATGAACGGGCCGTCCAGCCAGCGCGGGAACACGGTGGCCGCGACCCGGTCGCCGGGCCGCACCCGGTTGACCCCGTCCCCCACGGCCACGACCTCACCGGCGCCCTCGCACCCGGGCACCACGCCGGGTGAGATCGGCAGCGGGTAGTTGCCGTCCAGGACCATGAGATCGCGGAAGCCGAGCGAGTTCGCGCGGATCCGGACCAGCACCTGACCCGGGCCCGGTTCCGGCACGTGCCGCTCGTCCAGCGTCAGCCCGGCCAGACCGTGTGCCGGGTCGAGGCGGTAACACTTCATTCCCTGTCCTCCTGTCGTCCGGTGCGGAATCGTCGGGGAAGGCCAGGCGTGACGGCAATTCCCGCGCGGGAATCGTCCGCCTGCGGGCTCGTGTAGAACGAAGCTGTGGACACCGAAGTGGACAGCGCCGGGGTCGGCGCGGAACTGAGGCGCTGGCGCCGGTCGCGCCGGCCAGCTCGAACTGGCCGCGCTGGCGGGTACCACGCAACGGCACCTGAGCTTCATCGAGAGCGGCCGGTCCCGGCCGGGGCGGGCGACCGTGGTCAGGCTGGCCGAGTCCCTGGGCCTGTCGCTGCGGGAGCGCAACGACCTGCTCATGGCCGCCGGGTACGCACCGGTGTTCACCGAGTCCACATTGGACGAGGCGGCCCTGCGCCCGGTGCGTGAGGCGCTGGAGGAGATCCTCCACGGCCACCTCCCGTACCCCGCGCTGGTCATCGCGCCCTACGGCCGGGTGGTCGCCGTCAACGACGCGGTCGAAGTGTTCACCGAAGGGGCGGCCCCGGAGTTGCTCACCCCCGAGGTCAACATGCTGCGGCTGATGCTGCACCCGGAGGGGATGGGACGCCGGGTGGCGAACCTGGCTCAGTGGGGCCGCCATGTGGTGGAGAACCTGCGCGCCCGGGCGCGGCGAAGCCCCGACCCGCGCCTCGACGAGTTCGTCGCCGAACTCGCGGGATACCTGCCCGAGGCTCCGGTCAGCGGCGATCACCTGGGCTTTTCCGTACCGATGCGGCTGGCCACCGCCGACGGGGAACTGCGGCTGATCACCACCTTGACCTCGTTCGCGACCGCCACCGACGTCACCCTCGCCGAACTGCGCCTCGAAGCGTTCCTGCCGGCCGACCAAGCGACGGCCGACGCCCTGCGCCGCCGCGCCGGGCGAAAGGGCTACCGCCGGGTGTGACCGTGCTCGGCGAACCCGGGTGAGCATCGCGTTGCGGGAGCCGCACCGGCTGCTCACCCCGGTGCCCTGACCCGAACGCCGCACGGCGTCACCCCGGCCACCGCCGTCCGGGCGTGGGCCAGCAGCTCGTCGACCGACCACTGGTCGTAGGCGTGCCCACCGTGCTTGCCGGCCAGCACACGCCCGCTCGGGTCGATCAGGAAGTCGGCGGGCAACCCGAGCCGGCCACCCTCCTGACGCGCGGCGGGTGGGCGGAACCGGCCGCGCAGCGTCAACGCGGAACCCCGCAGGATCGCGCCCCACGTGCGCGGGTGCAGCAGCGCCCGGCCCCCGGACTCGACCCCGAACTCGCGGTAGTACCGCTTGCCCGGATCGGCGACGACCGCGAACGGCAGGTCGTACTCCCGAAGCTCGTCGGCGGGCGAGTGGAAGAACACCACCTCGCGGATGCCCGCGGCGCTGATCTCGTCGTGCCGCTGGACGATCGAGCGCAGGTGGAGGTTGCAGATCGGGCAGCCGGCGAAGCGCCGGAACTGCAGGTGGACCAGGCGCGCGGGATCGGGCACGGGGACGCGCTCGCCGGTGACCGCGACCAGTTCGCGTGGGCTGACCTCTCGCATGTGCGGCTCCTTCGGTAAGCGTGTGGTGTACGCCTACGACCGTATGCGCGTATTCTGTACGCTGTCAAATGCCATGCCACGCCGCCGTTCCCTGACCTCCGCGCAGATCGCGACCGCCGCCCTGGCCGTCCTGGACCGCGACGGCCTGGAAGCACTTTCCATGCGCGCGGTCGCCCAGGAGCTCGGCATGGGCACCATGTCGCTCTACCGCTACGTGGCCGACCGCGGCCAGCTCGAAGGGCTCGTGGTCGACCTGGTGCTCCAGACGATCGACCTCACGGTCCCGCGCGGCTCGGCGGCGAAGCGGCTGAGCGTGCTGGCCGACCGGGTCCGCGTCGCCGTCGGTCGGCACCCCGCGGTCGTGCCGCTGCTGCTGATCCACCGGCACCGCGTGCCCAGCTCGATCCGGTGGGGCGAGACGATGCTGACGGTGCTGACCGGGGCGGGCATCACGGGCACGCACCGGGCGATCGCGTTCCGCGCGATCATGGGATACGTGTTCGGCGCCCTGCAGGTCGAGCACTTCGGGGCCCTGTCCGGGCCCGGCACCGCCGCGCTGGCGGATCTACCGCCCGAGGACTTCCCGATCCTGTCCGAGACCGCGGCGCAGGCGCGGTCGATCCCGCCGGCGGAGGAGTTCCGGCAGGGGTTCGACATCCTGCTCCGCGGCCTCGGCCTCTAGCCAGATCCGGGAAACGGGCCGGGTCGCCCACCGGCCACCCGAGATCACTGTGGACGGTTGCGGCCTGACGCGTCACGGGCGCGCGGGCGCAGCAGCAGGCTGCAGACGACCGCCCCGGAGGCGAAGAACCCGGCGGACCAGGAGAACGCCACGCGGTAGCCGTGCACCGCGGCTTCCGCGGCCAGTCCTGGCACCGGCGCCTTGCCGCCCGGGAACGTCGTCACCGCGTTGGCGACGAGGGTGCTGACCAGCGCGGTGCCGATGGAGCCGCCGGTCTGCTGAGCGGTGTGCACCGTGGCCGACGCGACACCCGCGTCGCCGGCCCGCACCCCCGTCGTGGCCGCGCTCATCGCGGGCGCCGTCGACACGCCGATGCCCAGACCGAACACCATCAGCGGGAACAGCACCCCGCTGAAGTAGGTGCTGACGGTGTCGATCGCGCTGAGCCAGCACAGAGCCGCCGCCGCGATGAGCATGCCGAGGCTGATCAGCGCACGCGAGCCGAACTTCGACAGCACACCGCTCGCGGCCGCGGCACCCGCCATCAGGGTGGCGACCATGGGCAGGAAGGCCACGCCGCTGGTGATCGGCGCGAGCCCGAGGTCCCGCTGCAGGTAGTAGGTGA
Proteins encoded in this window:
- a CDS encoding response regulator transcription factor, which encodes MVLLAEDDPAIADPLSRALEREGYDVEVVADGPAVLDVTLAKRVDLLVLDLGLPGMDGLEVCRRLRAHGSELPVLMLTARTDEVDFVVGLDAGADDYVAKPFRLAELLARIRALLRRRAPDVLEAGGVRMDLGARMVLVDGREVQLANKEFELLRVLMSHAGQVVSRDEILAEVWNDLESKTSKTLDMHMSWLRRKLSVSSDGKGSVIHHGDGERRIATVRGVGFRFNTD
- the hisN gene encoding histidinol-phosphatase: MASYTDDLILAGKLADAADSITTARFRARDLKVSSKPDRTPVTDADTAVEDAVRELLAAERPDDNVAGEERGGTAWQSGRAWVLDPIDGTKNFLRGGPVWATLIALVEDGRPVVGMVSAPLLGRRWWAAAGEGAWMSDQAGERRIGVSAVSALSDGYLSTTDLGSWTEYHSREAYLGLVDACWETRAFGDFWQHCLVAEGAIDLAAEPIVNPWDVAPMQILLTEAGGRFSDLTGAARFDGGSALSSNGHLHEEALRHLSR
- a CDS encoding TNT domain-containing protein — its product is MGIELPRELADLAAETGLSWPEADEDRLREQAVAWRDAHRELTALAREADEHAGRAVAALSADAGEAAGHVWSEFVDPEKGHLTVAARGAAEAADRLENAAEQVGAAKVELVRQLVEAAKNRDASLAAAGNGHPTAILGVDTTLRGAAANLAVVAGGLAATLGPEPGGSLVTPLVEPNPGVRTPDGQGALLGVVTGLAPGLVAPAIVPSPAALGAAPVVSSSLLTPPVIPPVVPEPALADTDTGPIRLPDPPAPPSSPQYGGLLESRGFDEVPTPSTGVANATVAAGFTGAVVPPPPVPAAQGVPAPVGGYGPPAQFAPPAAVVPAPAPPVAMPYAPGPPRTYSPDVRPAPEPPPPVGAPRQEREAVVALFRVHMFPIGHLPVATDKPARQLPPPPFDVDFAPGLRFPPHDHPRSDLIRTDDALAKVEAGYGRLPSPPAPPPAEVLAGYDPRGGLPERDWDRRFLAGKRREVPEYAWPPGERYPEGGTGEGEPEVLTAGTVLDRFGDPRGRVFAPADTPLAHRSLPPAARDAGYRRYRVLREVPVWHTVSAPWFGQPGGGARYRAIYSADELVTLGYLADITFEEGAAQ
- a CDS encoding PE domain-containing protein encodes the protein MSAGFETDADRLTVSSGDFDGLAIRAAAVAERLERALDGAERAWGTDAVGQAFAAVHVSRAGETLDVLRNLAGRLSRFGQTVGEAAGSFRGSEEDAEQAITDTARG
- a CDS encoding YbaB/EbfC family nucleoid-associated protein, with amino-acid sequence MTEHRAQVEELLADYRRSRDDLAAAQRALAAVTASATDADGLITATVGPRGTLTSLTVAEGAYWRYRPNELAQQIVRITAEATVRALARAGEVLAPVLPAGTDPQALLLGTGDLDATEIAPAKPRPAPDEESLEDHRWMTR
- a CDS encoding PH domain-containing protein, which encodes MAYPDDLLSENEQVVVHSHPHAKMLIGPVLGFLVTLGAAIWLVTLAAGAPAPWHDVARIAIAVAAVVLIIAFFVVPLIRWRTTHFIVTTDRLIVREGVIKRTGIDIPMGRISSVQFEHGLVDRIFGCGTLVIESASDEPLRFEDIPRVERVHTMIYRQVNDNPYDDFPGEQGPHARGRGAR
- a CDS encoding biotin--[acetyl-CoA-carboxylase] ligase, translating into MNAINTGRLRAELLAPEGPYAALDVVPSTGSTNADLRKAGVEGAADRTVLIAEEQTSGVGRRARLWASPQGSGVYLSVLLRPAGVPFSALGSLAIAAGLAVTDLTAELGVDAVLKWPNDVLAGPDRGKCAGILSEAVAGDEVAVVLGIGLNVRPLGPGVQPGAGGLVPTSLAEQGARTTDRTDIAALLLAALADREDRWRAAGGDLARAGLLADYRARCETLGQEVRVLMPGDHTIIGTAEDVDGSGQLQVTGQDGRRHTVFAGDVVHLRPVR
- a CDS encoding C40 family peptidase produces the protein MRFRSWGRAAAGRALIALILVAAVATCGWLLVEPPHRTVQTAADVVPAEQPGGNAAIAAAPTVLEPNAPEQAQAPREQGRSELEKWAANLSGPLDIPERALIGYATGELTLRDEDPGCHLSWVTLAGIGKASSNHGRFGGASLAADGRMTKALGAVPLTGAAGEPATEPRSGPMQLTQGEWHRAVAHGDLQDIQDIDDAAVAAGRTLCAGSTDLQAGQGWWKAVAGYRDSDLFRQQALGNAQLYAQLSLDPASASAPSVRATRFALDQLGLPYVWGGNGPDAGAAGFDCSGLTKAAYDAAGIDLPRTADTQFRSVPPVTEPKMGDLVFYGNPATRIHHVGLYLGNGLMINAPTQGMAIQIATYRTRTDDYAGAGRPAR
- a CDS encoding DUF5360 family protein, with protein sequence MSEKWIKRLMFGTDVGFLLYWLANVVRIIPPYPEPVLNAWNWSFLGLDVIAATTGLMSLRWTRRRRAGATALRAVSLALTHAAGLLAISFWALRGEFDPAWWLPNLWLTLFPLAALVLSLREGSSATPAAST
- a CDS encoding NAD(P)-dependent alcohol dehydrogenase; this translates as MFGEDAVVPVPAHLSFEEAATLPLAAVTAWHALSAGGPLRPGSTVLTLGSGGVSLFVLQFAKLAGARVIVTTSSPVKAERLRALGADAVIDYRENPQWSQQVLDLTGGRGADRVVDATGPLEQSLKSVAASGDLAFVGYWLSGAEGARPVDPAALFGAGAVLHRIATGSRAHFTELTRAVEMHRLRPVIDREFPFEKVPDAFEYCASGGGFGKIVISHS
- a CDS encoding alcohol dehydrogenase catalytic domain-containing protein yields the protein MKCYRLDPAHGLAGLTLDERHVPEPGPGQVLVRIRANSLGFRDLMVLDGNYPLPISPGVVPGCEGAGEVVAVGDGVNRVRPGDRVAATVFPRWLDGPFIRDNAAQLGTMIDGVLTEYAGVR
- a CDS encoding helix-turn-helix domain-containing protein; amino-acid sequence: MAALAGTTQRHLSFIESGRSRPGRATVVRLAESLGLSLRERNDLLMAAGYAPVFTESTLDEAALRPVREALEEILHGHLPYPALVIAPYGRVVAVNDAVEVFTEGAAPELLTPEVNMLRLMLHPEGMGRRVANLAQWGRHVVENLRARARRSPDPRLDEFVAELAGYLPEAPVSGDHLGFSVPMRLATADGELRLITTLTSFATATDVTLAELRLEAFLPADQATADALRRRAGRKGYRRV
- a CDS encoding peroxiredoxin-like family protein; its protein translation is MREVSPRELVAVTGERVPVPDPARLVHLQFRRFAGCPICNLHLRSIVQRHDEISAAGIREVVFFHSPADELREYDLPFAVVADPGKRYYREFGVESGGRALLHPRTWGAILRGSALTLRGRFRPPAARQEGGRLGLPADFLIDPSGRVLAGKHGGHAYDQWSVDELLAHARTAVAGVTPCGVRVRAPG
- a CDS encoding TetR/AcrR family transcriptional regulator, translated to MPRRRSLTSAQIATAALAVLDRDGLEALSMRAVAQELGMGTMSLYRYVADRGQLEGLVVDLVLQTIDLTVPRGSAAKRLSVLADRVRVAVGRHPAVVPLLLIHRHRVPSSIRWGETMLTVLTGAGITGTHRAIAFRAIMGYVFGALQVEHFGALSGPGTAALADLPPEDFPILSETAAQARSIPPAEEFRQGFDILLRGLGL